A part of Streptomyces sp. NBC_01235 genomic DNA contains:
- a CDS encoding PTS sugar transporter subunit IIA has protein sequence MTTVTSPLAGRTIGLAAVPDPVFSGAMVGPGTAIDPVREPSEAVAPVDGVIVSLHPHAFVVVDAEGRGVLTHLGIDTVQLNGEGFEVLVNKGDTVTRGQSIVRWNPVAVEEAGKSPVCPIVALEATADSLGELREDGDVKAGDVLFSWQ, from the coding sequence ATGACCACCGTGACGTCCCCTCTCGCAGGACGCACCATCGGACTGGCTGCCGTGCCGGATCCGGTCTTCTCCGGGGCCATGGTCGGCCCGGGCACGGCGATCGACCCGGTGCGTGAGCCTTCCGAGGCCGTCGCACCTGTGGACGGAGTCATCGTCTCCCTCCACCCGCACGCCTTCGTCGTGGTCGACGCCGAGGGGCGCGGGGTGCTCACCCATCTCGGGATCGACACCGTGCAGCTCAACGGCGAGGGCTTCGAGGTTCTCGTGAACAAGGGCGACACGGTTACGCGCGGGCAGAGCATCGTGCGGTGGAACCCGGTCGCCGTGGAGGAAGCCGGCAAGTCCCCGGTCTGCCCGATCGTCGCCCTGGAGGCCACAGCCGACTCCCTCGGCGAACTCCGTGAAGACGGCGATGTGAAGGCCGGCGACGTCCTCTTTTCCTGGCAGTAG
- a CDS encoding CDP-alcohol phosphatidyltransferase family protein, which yields MEVQETRVQTNRVLTIPNILSMARLVGVPVFLWLILRPEFGGPQSDGWALLVLAFSGVSDYLDGKLARRWNQISSLGRLLDPAADRLYILSTLVGLTWREILPLWLTAVLLARELVLLVMVGILRRHGYPPPQVNFLGKAATFNLMYAFPLLLLSDGSGWLASLAAIFGWAFAGWGTTLYWWAGVLYVVQVRRLVRADAMAD from the coding sequence GTGGAGGTCCAGGAGACCCGTGTCCAGACAAACCGGGTCCTCACCATCCCGAACATCCTCAGCATGGCGCGTCTCGTCGGCGTGCCCGTGTTCCTGTGGCTGATCCTTCGGCCCGAGTTCGGAGGTCCGCAGAGCGACGGCTGGGCTCTTCTCGTGCTGGCTTTCAGCGGGGTCAGTGACTATCTGGACGGCAAGCTCGCGCGGCGCTGGAACCAGATCAGCAGCCTCGGCCGGCTCCTCGACCCGGCTGCGGACCGGCTCTACATTCTCTCGACTTTGGTCGGTCTCACCTGGCGGGAGATTCTCCCTCTCTGGTTGACCGCTGTACTTCTCGCACGCGAGCTGGTTCTGCTGGTGATGGTGGGCATCCTCAGGCGACACGGGTATCCGCCGCCGCAGGTGAACTTCCTGGGGAAGGCGGCCACCTTCAACCTGATGTACGCCTTCCCGCTGCTTCTGCTCAGTGACGGAAGTGGATGGTTGGCGTCACTCGCTGCTATTTTCGGATGGGCGTTCGCCGGATGGGGTACAACGCTCTACTGGTGGGCAGGAGTCCTCTACGTGGTACAGGTCCGCCGCCTCGTTCGTGCGGACGCCATGGCCGACTGA
- the ptsP gene encoding phosphoenolpyruvate--protein phosphotransferase, with the protein METTLRGVGVSHGVAIGEVRHMGTAVLEPPAKQIPAEEADREQGRARKAVEAVAADLMARGNLAGGEAQAVLEAQAMMAQDPELMVDVDRRIAVGSTAERAVYDAFAAYRELLAGAGEYLAGRVADLDDVRNRIVARLLGVPMPGVPDSDEPYVLVARDLAPADTALLDPTLVLGFVTEEGGPTSHSAILARALGVPAVVALPGAGELAEGTVIAVDGSTGDIFVNPSEEKKAQLEAAAAERKAALAASTGPGATADGHKVPLLANVGGPADVPAAIEAGAEGVGLFRTEFLFLDDSKNAPSEEKQVEAYRQVLEAFPEGRVVVRVLDAGADKPLDFLTPADEPNPALGVRGLRTLLDHPDVLRTQLTALAKAAEGLPVYLEVMAPMVADRTDAKAFADACREAGLRAKFGAMVEIPSAALRARSILQEVEFLSLGTNDLAQYTFAADRQVGAVSRLQDPWQPALLDLVALSAEAAAAEGKSCGVCGEAAADPLLACVLTGLGVTSLSMGSASIPYVRASLAKYTLAQCERAAAAARAADSAEEARSAAQAVLSGE; encoded by the coding sequence ATGGAGACAACGCTGCGAGGCGTCGGCGTGAGTCACGGTGTGGCGATCGGCGAGGTTCGGCACATGGGAACGGCGGTGCTCGAACCGCCTGCCAAGCAGATCCCTGCGGAGGAGGCGGATCGCGAACAGGGGCGCGCCCGCAAGGCCGTGGAGGCTGTGGCAGCCGACCTGATGGCGCGTGGCAATCTGGCGGGGGGCGAGGCCCAGGCAGTGCTCGAGGCTCAGGCCATGATGGCTCAGGATCCCGAGTTGATGGTCGATGTCGACCGGCGGATCGCCGTCGGCAGTACGGCCGAGCGTGCCGTCTACGACGCATTCGCCGCCTACCGCGAGTTGCTGGCAGGAGCCGGTGAGTACCTCGCCGGTCGCGTGGCCGACCTCGATGATGTGCGGAATCGTATCGTCGCCCGTCTGCTGGGTGTCCCGATGCCGGGTGTCCCGGACAGTGACGAGCCGTACGTGCTGGTCGCCCGGGACCTGGCGCCCGCCGACACCGCACTGCTGGACCCGACGCTGGTGCTCGGTTTCGTGACCGAGGAGGGCGGGCCGACGAGTCACAGCGCGATCCTCGCCCGCGCCCTCGGCGTACCGGCCGTCGTGGCTCTGCCGGGCGCCGGTGAGCTTGCCGAGGGAACGGTGATCGCCGTCGACGGCAGCACCGGCGACATCTTCGTGAACCCCAGCGAAGAGAAGAAGGCCCAGCTCGAGGCAGCTGCTGCCGAGCGCAAGGCGGCGCTGGCCGCCTCGACCGGGCCGGGTGCCACCGCCGACGGACACAAGGTGCCGCTGCTGGCGAACGTCGGCGGCCCGGCCGACGTTCCGGCGGCCATCGAGGCCGGCGCGGAGGGTGTCGGGCTTTTCCGTACCGAGTTCCTGTTCCTCGACGACAGCAAGAACGCGCCGTCCGAGGAGAAGCAGGTCGAGGCCTACCGGCAGGTGCTCGAGGCGTTTCCCGAGGGGCGAGTCGTCGTGCGCGTCCTGGATGCGGGCGCGGACAAGCCTCTGGACTTCCTGACCCCTGCCGACGAGCCCAACCCGGCACTGGGCGTGCGTGGGCTGCGGACGCTGCTGGACCACCCCGACGTCCTGCGGACCCAGCTGACGGCGCTGGCGAAGGCCGCCGAGGGGCTGCCGGTCTACCTCGAGGTAATGGCGCCGATGGTGGCGGACCGCACCGACGCGAAGGCGTTCGCGGACGCGTGCCGTGAGGCTGGGCTGCGGGCGAAGTTCGGCGCGATGGTGGAGATTCCCTCGGCCGCTCTGCGGGCTCGCTCGATCCTGCAGGAGGTGGAGTTCCTGTCTCTGGGCACGAACGACCTCGCGCAGTACACCTTCGCCGCCGACCGGCAGGTGGGTGCGGTGTCCCGTCTGCAGGATCCGTGGCAGCCCGCTCTGCTCGACCTCGTCGCTCTGTCTGCCGAGGCGGCCGCGGCCGAGGGCAAGAGCTGCGGCGTGTGTGGCGAGGCCGCTGCCGATCCGCTGCTCGCTTGTGTGCTGACGGGGCTGGGGGTCACCTCTCTTTCCATGGGATCGGCGTCGATTCCCTATGTGCGGGCCTCGTTGGCGAAGTACACGCTGGCGCAGTGCGAGCGTGCCGCGGCTGCAGCCCGTGCGGCGGACAGCGCCGAAGAGGCGCGCAGCGCGGCGCAGGCCGTGCTGTCCGGCGAGTAG
- a CDS encoding MFS transporter → MLTVALVDRVGSGLWASVSVLYFTYVSGLSLGEVGTLVAAAGAVGIAGAPLGGRLADRFPLTPVLIAVQLLRAVASLALLTTDRYVFLLAFCAVGSLGDRAANVLTKLYATRAAGPDRVRYQAIHRTVANAGWALGGLAAAAALAVGDAAAYQWLLAGDSLSFVGSALLTLRCGEPSSRTRTVITAKDPRPATRPTSPWRDRTYLAYVATDTVLFLDDAVFKVGLPLWIVHVSTVPQGLVPLLLVLNNVLVVALQVPLARFGATTAAARALLIPLSVAFALGGTAMTASATGGTRAAPLLLTAAAVLFTLAEMLHATISWELSVALAPDAAQGAYLGVHGLAQAAQRSLGPLAVTTVIAAGPLGWLTFGGGIAVTCIFQHRLVRDRLTKGPLSVPSITVSEH, encoded by the coding sequence ATGCTGACCGTCGCCCTCGTCGACCGCGTCGGAAGCGGCCTCTGGGCATCGGTCAGCGTCCTGTACTTCACCTATGTCTCCGGCCTCTCCCTCGGCGAGGTCGGCACCCTCGTCGCCGCGGCCGGAGCGGTGGGGATCGCGGGCGCACCCCTCGGCGGCCGACTCGCCGACCGATTCCCGCTCACCCCCGTGCTCATCGCCGTCCAACTCCTGCGGGCCGTGGCGTCCTTAGCCCTGCTCACCACGGACCGATACGTCTTCCTGCTCGCCTTTTGTGCCGTCGGCAGCCTCGGCGACCGAGCCGCCAACGTCCTCACCAAGCTCTACGCCACCCGCGCCGCCGGCCCGGACCGCGTTCGCTACCAAGCGATCCACCGCACCGTCGCGAACGCGGGATGGGCGCTCGGCGGCCTGGCCGCAGCGGCGGCACTCGCCGTCGGCGACGCCGCCGCATATCAGTGGCTCCTCGCCGGCGACTCCCTTTCCTTCGTCGGTTCCGCCCTCCTCACCCTCCGTTGCGGCGAACCCTCCTCCCGAACCCGCACCGTGATCACGGCCAAGGACCCCAGGCCTGCCACCAGACCGACCAGCCCATGGCGCGACCGCACCTACCTCGCCTACGTGGCCACCGACACCGTCCTCTTCCTCGACGACGCGGTTTTCAAGGTCGGCCTGCCCCTGTGGATCGTGCACGTGAGCACCGTCCCGCAGGGCCTCGTACCCCTCCTGCTCGTACTCAACAACGTGCTGGTCGTGGCCCTTCAGGTCCCCCTGGCCCGGTTCGGCGCGACCACGGCGGCAGCCCGCGCGCTCCTGATCCCGCTCTCGGTCGCCTTCGCCCTGGGCGGCACGGCGATGACGGCATCGGCGACCGGCGGGACCCGCGCCGCCCCCCTGCTCCTCACCGCTGCGGCCGTGCTCTTCACCCTCGCCGAGATGCTCCACGCGACGATCTCCTGGGAGCTCTCCGTCGCCCTGGCCCCCGACGCCGCCCAAGGCGCCTACCTCGGTGTCCACGGCCTGGCCCAGGCCGCCCAGCGCAGCCTCGGACCACTCGCCGTCACCACCGTGATCGCCGCAGGCCCCCTCGGCTGGCTCACCTTCGGCGGCGGCATCGCCGTGACCTGCATATTTCAGCACCGCCTGGTCCGTGACCGACTCACGAAAGGCCCATTGTCAGTGCCATCGATTACTGTGAGTGAGCATTGA
- a CDS encoding mannose-1-phosphate guanyltransferase: MKAVVMAGGEGTRLRPMTSSMPKPLLPVANRPIMEHVLRLLKRHGLNETVVTVQFLASLVKNYFGDGEELGMELTYANEEKPLGTAGSVKNAEEALKDDAFLVISGDALTDFDLTELINFHKEKGALVTVCLTRVPNPLEFGITIVDEEGKVERFLEKPTWGQVFSDTVNTGIYVMEPEVFDYVEADVPVDWSGDVFPQLMKEGKPVYGFIAEGYWEDVGTHESYVKAQADVLEGKVDVELDGFEISPGVWVAEGAEVHPDAVLRGPLYIGDYAKVEAGAEIREHTVVGSNVVVKSGAFLHKAVVHDNVYVGQHSNLRGCVVGKNTDIMRAARIEDGAVIGDECLIGEESIVQGNVRVYPFKTIEAGAFVNTSVIWESRGQAHLFGARGVSGILNVEITPELAVRLAGAYATTLKKGSTVTTARDHSRGARALKRAVISALQASAIDVRDLENVPLPVARQQTARGSAGGIMIRTSPGVPDSVDIMFFDGQGADLSQGSQRKLDRVFARQEYRRAFPGEIGDLHFPASVFDSYTGSLLRNVDTTGISESGLKVVVDASNGSAGLVLPSLLGKLGVDSLTVNPGLNEARPTETGDQRRSGLVRLGEIVASSRAAFGVRFDPVGERLSLVDEKGRIIEDDRALLVLLDLVAAERRSGRVALPVTTTRIAEQVAAYHGTQVEWTTTSPDDLTRVGRDETTIFGGDGKGGFIVPEFSSVFDGTAAFVRLIGLVARTQLTLSQIDARIPRAHVLKRDLATPWAVKGLVMRRVVEAAGDRFVDTTDGVRVVETDGRWVMVLPDPAEAVTHLWAEGPDDASAQALLDEWASVVDSAGR; this comes from the coding sequence ATGAAGGCCGTCGTGATGGCCGGAGGCGAAGGCACACGCCTTCGTCCCATGACCTCAAGCATGCCCAAGCCGCTCCTGCCGGTGGCCAACCGGCCGATCATGGAGCACGTTCTGAGGCTGCTCAAAAGGCATGGGCTCAACGAGACCGTCGTAACCGTCCAGTTCCTGGCGTCACTGGTCAAGAACTACTTCGGTGACGGCGAGGAGCTCGGAATGGAGCTCACCTATGCCAACGAGGAGAAGCCACTCGGTACCGCCGGAAGCGTCAAGAATGCAGAGGAGGCGTTGAAGGACGACGCCTTCCTCGTCATCTCCGGCGATGCCCTCACCGACTTCGACCTCACCGAGCTGATCAACTTCCACAAGGAAAAGGGTGCGCTGGTCACCGTCTGTCTGACCCGTGTGCCCAATCCGCTGGAATTCGGGATCACCATCGTCGACGAAGAGGGCAAGGTCGAGCGTTTCCTCGAGAAACCGACCTGGGGCCAGGTCTTCTCGGACACCGTGAACACGGGTATCTACGTCATGGAGCCCGAGGTCTTCGACTACGTCGAGGCCGATGTGCCCGTTGACTGGTCCGGTGACGTCTTCCCTCAGCTGATGAAGGAAGGCAAGCCGGTCTACGGCTTCATCGCCGAGGGCTACTGGGAGGACGTGGGCACGCACGAGAGCTATGTGAAGGCTCAGGCCGACGTGCTGGAAGGCAAGGTCGACGTCGAGCTCGACGGGTTCGAGATCTCGCCTGGCGTATGGGTGGCCGAAGGCGCCGAAGTGCATCCCGATGCCGTACTGCGCGGGCCCCTGTACATCGGGGACTATGCGAAGGTCGAGGCCGGCGCCGAAATCCGCGAGCACACGGTCGTCGGATCCAACGTCGTCGTGAAGAGCGGGGCCTTTCTGCACAAGGCCGTCGTGCACGACAACGTGTACGTCGGGCAGCACAGCAATCTGCGGGGCTGCGTCGTCGGAAAGAACACCGACATCATGCGGGCGGCAAGGATCGAGGACGGCGCCGTCATCGGCGACGAATGCCTGATCGGTGAAGAATCGATCGTGCAGGGCAATGTGCGGGTCTACCCCTTCAAGACGATCGAAGCCGGCGCGTTCGTCAATACGTCGGTGATCTGGGAGTCCCGAGGGCAGGCGCACCTCTTCGGCGCCCGCGGGGTGTCCGGAATCCTGAACGTCGAGATCACGCCCGAGCTGGCAGTACGTCTCGCCGGGGCCTACGCCACGACCCTCAAGAAGGGGTCCACCGTCACCACGGCCCGGGACCACTCCCGTGGCGCCCGTGCGCTGAAGCGGGCCGTCATCTCCGCGCTCCAGGCCAGCGCCATCGACGTACGCGACCTGGAGAATGTACCGCTGCCCGTGGCGCGGCAGCAGACCGCGCGGGGGAGTGCCGGCGGGATCATGATCCGGACCTCGCCCGGGGTGCCGGACTCCGTGGACATCATGTTCTTCGACGGGCAGGGCGCGGACCTGTCGCAGGGCAGCCAGCGGAAGCTGGACCGGGTGTTCGCGCGGCAGGAGTACCGGCGGGCGTTCCCGGGAGAGATCGGGGACCTGCATTTCCCGGCCAGCGTTTTCGACTCGTATACAGGGTCGCTGTTGCGGAACGTGGACACGACCGGGATCTCCGAGTCCGGACTCAAGGTCGTGGTGGACGCCTCGAACGGCAGTGCCGGGCTGGTGTTGCCGAGTCTCCTCGGGAAACTCGGGGTGGACTCGCTGACCGTCAACCCCGGCCTCAACGAGGCCAGACCCACGGAGACGGGCGACCAGCGGCGCTCCGGGCTCGTGCGGCTCGGGGAGATCGTGGCTTCGTCGCGGGCCGCGTTCGGTGTGCGGTTCGACCCGGTGGGTGAGCGGCTCTCCCTCGTCGACGAGAAGGGCCGGATCATCGAGGACGACCGGGCGCTCCTCGTGCTGCTCGACCTGGTGGCCGCCGAGCGGCGCAGCGGGCGGGTGGCGCTGCCGGTGACCACGACCAGGATCGCCGAGCAGGTGGCGGCGTATCACGGGACGCAGGTCGAGTGGACGACGACCTCGCCCGACGACCTGACCAGGGTCGGGCGGGACGAGACGACCATCTTCGGCGGGGACGGCAAGGGCGGGTTCATCGTCCCGGAGTTCAGCAGTGTCTTCGACGGTACGGCGGCCTTCGTGCGGCTGATCGGACTGGTGGCGCGGACGCAGCTCACCCTCAGCCAGATCGACGCGCGGATCCCACGTGCGCACGTCCTGAAGCGTGATCTGGCGACCCCGTGGGCCGTCAAGGGCCTTGTGATGCGGCGGGTCGTCGAAGCGGCCGGAGATCGCTTCGTGGACACCACCGACGGCGTACGGGTGGTGGAGACGGACGGGCGTTGGGTGATGGTGCTGCCCGATCCCGCCGAGGCCGTCACCCATCTGTGGGCGGAGGGGCCGGACGACGCGTCCGCGCAGGCTCTGCTCGACGAGTGGGCGTCGGTCGTGGACAGCGCCGGACGCTGA
- a CDS encoding acetoacetate--CoA ligase: MPTVNPEPLWRPDPERIAQAQVTKFQTWAAEQHGAPSEGGYPALHRWSVDELETFWKAVTEWFDVRFSTPYARVLGDSSMPGAQWFPGATLNYAEHALRAAATRPAEPALLYVDETHEPSPVSWSELRRQVGSLAGELRALGVRPGDRVSGYLPNIPQAVVALLATAAVGGVWTSCAPDFGARSVLDRFQQVEPVVLFTVDGYRYGGKEHDRRDVVAELRAELPTLRAVVHIPLLGTEPPRGALDWSALTASNEEPVFEQVPFDHPLWVLYSSGTTGLPKAIVQSQGGILVEHLKQLGLHCDLGPEDRFFWYTSTGWMMWNFLVSGLLTGTTIVLYDGSPGYPDTGAQWRIAERTGATLYGTSAAYVMACRKAEVHPAREFDLSKVQCVATTGSPLPPDGFRWLHDEVRDDLWIASVSGGTDVCSCFAGAVPTLPVYTGELQAPGLGTDLQSWDPNGHPVIDEVGELVVTNPMPSMPVRFWNDPDGSRYHDSYFDTYPGVWRHGDWITVTSRGSVVIHGRSDSTLNRQGVRMGSADIYEVVERLPEIKESLVIGIEQPDGGYWMPLFVHLAPGAHLDEALLGRIKQAIREQLSPRHVPDEVIEVPGVPHTLTGKRIEVPVKRLLQGTPLERAVTPGAIDNLDLLNFYEDLARKRG; this comes from the coding sequence ATGCCGACAGTGAACCCCGAGCCGCTCTGGCGGCCAGATCCGGAGCGCATCGCCCAGGCGCAGGTCACGAAGTTCCAGACCTGGGCGGCCGAGCAGCACGGAGCCCCGTCCGAAGGCGGCTATCCGGCACTGCACCGCTGGTCCGTCGACGAGCTGGAGACGTTCTGGAAAGCCGTCACGGAGTGGTTCGACGTCCGGTTTTCGACACCCTATGCGCGCGTGCTGGGCGACAGTTCCATGCCCGGCGCCCAGTGGTTCCCCGGAGCAACGCTGAACTACGCCGAGCACGCCCTGCGCGCGGCCGCCACCCGTCCGGCGGAACCGGCCCTGTTGTACGTCGACGAGACCCACGAGCCGAGCCCGGTGAGCTGGTCCGAGCTGCGCCGTCAGGTCGGCTCACTGGCCGGCGAGCTGCGCGCCCTCGGAGTCCGCCCCGGCGACCGGGTGAGCGGCTACCTCCCGAACATCCCCCAGGCCGTCGTGGCCCTCCTCGCCACGGCCGCCGTGGGCGGTGTCTGGACCTCCTGCGCCCCCGATTTCGGCGCCCGCAGCGTCCTGGACCGCTTCCAGCAGGTCGAACCCGTCGTCCTGTTCACCGTCGACGGCTACCGCTACGGAGGCAAGGAGCACGACCGCCGCGACGTCGTCGCCGAACTGCGTGCCGAACTGCCCACCCTGCGTGCCGTGGTCCACATCCCCCTCCTGGGCACGGAGCCGCCCCGGGGAGCCCTGGACTGGTCGGCCCTGACGGCCTCGAACGAGGAACCCGTCTTTGAACAGGTCCCCTTCGACCATCCCCTCTGGGTGCTCTACTCCTCCGGCACGACCGGCCTGCCCAAGGCCATCGTCCAGTCCCAGGGCGGCATCCTGGTCGAACACCTCAAACAGCTCGGCCTGCACTGCGACCTGGGCCCCGAGGATCGTTTCTTCTGGTACACCTCGACCGGCTGGATGATGTGGAACTTCCTCGTCTCCGGTCTCCTGACCGGGACGACGATCGTCCTCTACGACGGCAGCCCCGGCTACCCCGACACCGGCGCACAGTGGCGCATCGCCGAACGCACGGGCGCCACCCTCTACGGCACCTCGGCGGCGTACGTCATGGCCTGCCGCAAGGCGGAGGTGCACCCGGCTCGCGAGTTCGACCTCTCCAAGGTCCAGTGCGTCGCCACCACGGGCTCCCCGCTCCCGCCCGACGGCTTCCGCTGGCTGCACGACGAGGTGCGCGACGACCTGTGGATCGCCTCCGTCAGCGGCGGCACGGACGTGTGCTCCTGCTTCGCCGGGGCGGTCCCGACGCTCCCGGTGTACACGGGCGAACTTCAGGCCCCCGGTCTCGGCACCGACCTGCAGTCCTGGGACCCGAACGGTCACCCCGTCATCGACGAGGTCGGCGAGCTCGTCGTCACCAACCCCATGCCGTCGATGCCGGTCCGCTTCTGGAACGACCCCGACGGCAGTCGCTACCACGACAGCTACTTCGACACCTACCCGGGCGTATGGCGCCACGGCGACTGGATCACCGTCACCTCGCGCGGCTCCGTCGTCATCCACGGCCGTTCCGACTCCACGCTCAACCGTCAGGGCGTGCGCATGGGCTCGGCCGACATCTACGAGGTCGTCGAACGGCTCCCCGAGATCAAGGAGTCGCTGGTCATTGGCATCGAGCAGCCCGACGGCGGCTACTGGATGCCCCTCTTCGTACACCTCGCCCCCGGGGCCCACCTGGACGAGGCACTCCTGGGCCGCATCAAACAGGCCATCCGCGAACAACTCTCGCCACGCCACGTCCCCGACGAGGTGATCGAGGTACCCGGAGTCCCGCACACCCTCACCGGAAAACGCATCGAGGTCCCGGTCAAACGACTCCTCCAGGGCACCCCGCTGGAAAGAGCCGTCACCCCCGGTGCCATAGACAACCTCGACCTTCTGAACTTCTACGAGGATCTCGCCCGCAAACGAGGCTGA
- a CDS encoding aminotransferase class I/II-fold pyridoxal phosphate-dependent enzyme, whose protein sequence is MAAQYGISGTTAKGIAASVERGVTEGALRPGAALPPVRRLADELAVSPGTVATAYKELRRRGIVVTRGRGGTVVAPVPAVASRRPPKVPSGLRDLAGGHPDPELLPALVPPSRLSPGARSHRSTPRLERLEEVVRDWLRPDCVPVEHVTFAHGALDLIGRLLSVELRPGDAIAMEDPGYHHLLDLVTALGLRVVPVTVDDEGLRPEALRAALRAGARALVCSPRAQNPYGGCFSEARRDALVGVLREGPDLLVVENDHASVVADAPLWTLASGGLPRWVHVRTVSKFLGTDLRWAAAACDATTVARHDGRLLLTSGWVSHLLQETVYGLLTDDSTRALVQRARQTYALRRGALLRELAARGIVGHGASGMNLWVPVRDESAVVNGLRSHGWWVAAGARFRSASGPGVRISVAELEPTDAVRLASDFAVVLGESEATYGG, encoded by the coding sequence GTGGCAGCACAATATGGGATCAGCGGTACGACAGCCAAGGGGATTGCCGCGTCCGTCGAACGAGGCGTGACCGAGGGTGCGCTGCGGCCAGGGGCCGCGCTGCCCCCGGTGCGACGGCTCGCCGACGAACTCGCAGTGAGTCCGGGAACCGTGGCGACGGCCTACAAGGAGTTGCGACGGCGGGGCATCGTGGTCACGCGCGGCCGCGGTGGCACCGTCGTGGCACCGGTCCCCGCCGTGGCGTCCCGTAGGCCGCCCAAGGTGCCGAGCGGGCTGCGGGACCTGGCCGGCGGGCATCCCGATCCGGAGCTTCTGCCCGCTCTGGTGCCGCCCTCCCGCCTGTCCCCCGGCGCCCGTTCCCATCGTTCGACACCCAGGTTGGAACGGTTGGAGGAGGTCGTGCGCGACTGGCTGCGCCCCGACTGCGTGCCGGTGGAGCACGTGACGTTCGCGCACGGGGCGCTGGATCTGATCGGACGGCTGCTGTCGGTCGAACTACGGCCCGGTGACGCGATCGCCATGGAGGATCCCGGGTATCACCATTTGCTGGACCTGGTCACGGCGCTGGGACTGCGCGTCGTGCCGGTGACCGTCGACGACGAGGGACTGCGACCCGAGGCACTTCGAGCGGCCCTGAGGGCGGGGGCACGCGCGCTGGTGTGCAGTCCGCGCGCGCAAAACCCTTATGGGGGCTGTTTCTCCGAGGCGCGCAGGGACGCCCTCGTCGGTGTTCTGCGGGAGGGGCCGGATCTGCTGGTCGTCGAGAACGACCACGCCTCCGTGGTGGCGGACGCGCCTTTGTGGACCCTCGCCTCCGGCGGGCTGCCGCGCTGGGTGCACGTGCGGACGGTGAGCAAGTTCCTGGGGACCGATCTGCGATGGGCGGCCGCGGCCTGCGACGCGACCACGGTGGCCCGACACGACGGTCGGCTGCTGCTGACGTCGGGTTGGGTCAGTCATCTCCTGCAGGAGACGGTGTACGGGCTGCTGACCGACGACAGCACGCGCGCGTTGGTGCAGCGCGCGCGGCAGACGTACGCACTGCGCAGGGGTGCGTTGCTCCGGGAACTCGCGGCCCGCGGCATCGTCGGCCACGGTGCGAGCGGGATGAACCTGTGGGTGCCGGTGCGGGACGAGTCGGCCGTGGTGAACGGGCTGCGGTCACACGGCTGGTGGGTCGCGGCAGGAGCGCGGTTCCGGTCGGCATCCGGGCCCGGGGTACGGATCTCCGTCGCCGAGCTGGAGCCGACCGACGCGGTGCGGCTGGCCTCGGATTTCGCGGTCGTGCTCGGCGAGTCCGAGGCCACCTACGGCGGCTGA